The segment CTTATAATCAGCCCTGCTTGTCAATACCTTCTTNGTTATTCTTCCGTGCCGGGGGGCAGAATCGAACTGCCTACGCCTCGCTTCGCTCTTTAAGGGGGAGTGGTTCTCCCCCTTAATCTTCCCCCTCCAAAGAAGGGGAAACCAACATTTTCCCCTGCCCCCTTTTGTGGCGTAGGCAGGTGCTTATAATCAGCCCTGCTTGTCAATACCTTCTTTGTTATTCTTCCGTGCCGGGGGGCAGAATCGAACTGCCTACGCCAGCCTTTTCAGGGCTGCGCTCTACCAGTGAGCTACCCCGGCTTATTAAAATCAAAGTACGGAACTAAAAATAAACAACTTTTTAAACATTAAATCCTAAACAGGCGCTTTTTAGCATACCAGATACTTATTTTTTTGTCAACGGGTTAAATAGATACCACTTTAAAAGCGGTCCCCTCTACATTGAAGGGAGAGGGTACGGGTTAGGGTGAGAACTTCATCCACTTTCCACCTCCTACCTAATATCCTACTCATATGGAATTTATGTTTTAATTTTATTTATATAGAAAGAGACATTTATGATAAAATAGAAAAAATTTTTACAAAAAACAAGGGGTTAGGAAAGATGGACTATTCAAAGACGGTATATCTTCCAAAGACAGCATTCCCGATGAAAGGGAATCTAAATGAAAGAGAGCCAGAATTCCTGCGGTTATGGGAGGAAAGGAAGGTGTACAAAAAACTGCAGGAAAAGAATAAAGGAAAGAAGGCATATATGCTCCATGATGGTCCTCCTTATGCCAACGGGCATATACATCTCGGTACAGCACTCAATAAGATATTAAAGGATGTCGTAGTAAAATACCACTCATTAAAGGGTTTTTATGCGCCATACAGACCAGGATGGGATTGTCATGGAATGCCTATAGAACATCAGGTTTTTTTAGAGATAAAGAAGCATAAAAGCGAGGTTAATCCATCGGATTTTCGTAAGAAGACAGCTTTATATGCTAAAAAATTTATAGAGATACAGAAGGAGGAATTCAAACGTCTCGGGGTTCTGGGTGACTGGGACAATCCTTATCTTACATTATCCCCTGATTATGAGGCAACTATTATAAGAGCATTTGGTGAACTTGCTTTATCTGGATATATCTATCAGGGATATAAGCCAATATACTGGTGTATCTCCTGTGAGACAGCACTTGCAGAAGCAGAGATAGAATACAATGACAAAAAGTCCCCTGCCATATATGTAAAATTCCCTGTTTTAGATATGGAAAAAACATATCTTCTCATCTGGACAACGACCCCATGGACACTTCCTTCAAATACAGGCATTGCAGTACATCCTGAACTTGATTATGTGATTATAGATACAGAAGAAGGAAGATATATTATAGCAGAGAAACGGCTGGAAGATATTACAGGCAAGAAAAACATTACCTTTGATATTGTAAAGAGGATGAAGGGCACTGAACTGGAAGGTATAAAATACTCAAATCCTCTGGTGGAAAGGATATCCCGGGTTATACTTGCTGATTTTGTTTCTTCAGAAGAAGGAACAGGATGTGTTCATATAGCACCGGGACATGGAGAGGATGACTACTATGCAGGGTTGAAGAATAATCTTGATATCCTTTCTCCTGTGGATGAAAAGGGATGTTTTACAAAAGAGGTAACGAACTTTGCAGGTATGAAGGTTTTTGAAGCAGACAGGCATATTATCAACAAACTGGGAGAAGAGAAAACTCTTTTCTATCAGGAAGAGATAACCCATTCCTATCCACACTGCTGGAGATGTAAGAAACCCGTGATATTCAAAAGTACAACCCAGTGGTTTTTAAAGGTGGACCATAACAACTTAAGGGATGTGATGACAGAAGAGATAGAAAAGGTTAAATGGGTTCCTCCTGAGGGTAAAAACAGAATATCTTCTATGGTAAAAAACAGACCTGACTGGTGTCTTTCAAGACAACGACTGTGGGGTGTCCCTATACCTGTTTTTTATTGTTGTGGATGTGAAAAGGCAGTTATTACAGAGGAGACCATAGGGTATGTTGAGAAGTTAGTGAGACAGTTTGGTTCAGATGTATGGATTGAAAGAAGAGAAGAAGAACTTTTACCTGCTGGATTTACCTGTCCGTATTGTGGTGGTAAGGATTTCAAAAAGGAGAAGGATATACTTGATGTATGGTTTGATTCAGGGGTCAGTCATCTGGCAGTCCTTAAAAAAGAAGAATATGGTCTTCCATGGCCTGCAGACCTTTATCTTGAAGGAAGCGACCAACACAGGGGATGGTTCCAGACATCTCTTATTACCTCATGCGGGATTAAAAAAAGAGCACCTTATAGAACAGTTCTTACCCATGGTTTTGTTGTTGATGCAGAAGGAAGGAAGATGAGTAAATCACTGGGAAATGTTATAACACCACAGGAAATTATCAGTAAGTATGGTGCAGAGATATTGAGGATATGGGCAATTGCAGAGAACTACCAGCAGGATATAAGGATATCAGAAGGGATTATTAAAAATATAGTGATGTCATATAGAACCATCCGTAATACCTTAAGGTATCTGCTCGGGAACCTTTATGACTATAGGATAGAAGAAGGTATTTCTGAAACAGATATGAAGGAAGTAGACAGATGGGCAATAGAGAAACTGAAAGAGACAGTAAGTAAAGTAAACTTGTATTATGAAACATTTTCTTTTAATAAGGCATATGAAGAGATATATCACTTCTGTAATGTCTTTCTTTCCTCCTTTTATCTTGACCATCTAAAGGACCGTCTTTATACATATGGAAAGCAGTCAATAGAAAGAAAGAGTGCGAGGACAGCCCTTTATCAGATACTGACCACACTTTTGATAATAATATCGCCTGTGCTCTCATTTACAGCAGAAGAGGCATATCAGTTGCTCCCATGGAAAAGGGAAGAAAGCATCTTTCTTGAGGACTGGCAGGTAATGGGAGCCCCTGATATAAAAATGTTGGAAAGATGGGAAAGGTTTTTTGAGATAAGAAGACAGGTGCTTAAAAAAATAGAAGAGAAAAGAGAGGAGAAACTTATAGGAAGTGGACTTGAGGCAAAAGTTGTAATCAAAGGAGACAAAGATACGATAGGATTCTTAAAGAGTTTTGAGGGATTATCCGGACTGCTTATTGTCTCAGAGGTAGTACTTTCTGAAGGAGATTCTTTGGAGATAAATGTGGAGAAGACATCCTTTGGCAGATGTGAACGTTGCTGGGTGCATTTCCCTGAAATAGGAAGTCCTGAAGCACCAGAGATATGTTTCAAATGCCAGAATGTTTTAAAAGAAGATGGAATACATAATTGATGGATACAACCTGATAAAAAGCAGTTCCTTTTCAAGGTATGAAGCCAGGGGAATAACTTACAGTATCCAGATGCTTATCAATATCTTATATGACTACTCCAGAAAACATCCTTCTGTATCTTTTACAGTGGTTTTTGATGGGAACCCTCCTTTACCATACACCTTCCTGCATACAAAGGGAATGAAACTTTTATTTTCAGGGGATATTACTGCTGATGAAGTGATAAGGAAGAAGGTTGAAAAGATACCCGAAAAAAATATATCACGGATAGTGGTCTCTGATGACAGGGGAGTAAAGGAGACAGGACGGCTATTTGGTGCGAGGGTATTGAGCATAGCAGAATTTTTAGGTATTGTGTACCCTGAGAGAAGAAAGCAACGGGGCAGGATAGAGGAAAGAAAAAAAGATGTTAATGAATTAAAGATAGAAAAGGAACTAAAGAGGCATTATAAGATTTAATATCTGCTATTAGGGGAGTAAAACAGGGCAGGGAGAGAAAAAGATGAAAAGAATAGAAAAGAAGCTGAAAGACCTTTTTGAAAAAGAGGATAAGGCAAGAGAAGAAGCACTTAAACTTTGCAGGGAGATAGGACGTCTTTCAGCGGACTCCATTAAAAAGATACATCAGAAGCACCATAAGACAGCGGAATTGGAGATAGCAGAAGGGCTGCAACTTCTTCACAGAGCAAAAAAAATCCTTTTGCCTTTTCCTGAAATAATGTATGCTGGTTTTCTCCACTCATCTGAAAAGGAACTTGCAGAAGCAGTTATTACTTTATCTGTTATAAGAGACAGAAAAATTCCTGAACCAGAAATTTATAATTTTGACTATAAGAGTTATCTACATGGTCTATGTGAAAGCACAGGGGAGATAAGGAGGCATATACTTGATGAGATAAGACAGGGAAGGATAGATGACTGCGAGGAATTCCTCGGCATAATGGATAACATATACTTTTTCCTTTTAAATTTCCAGTTTACAGATGCCATCACCCGGTCACTCAGACGACAGGTGGATTATGTAAGAGGTATTCTTGAGAAGACCCGTTCGGAAGTTACAATGGCAAAACTACATCTAAAGGACTAAGTTTTAACAATGCTGTTTTATTTAAGTATGGAGATGATACATAGGAAATACTTGCAATCATTTCCTTCCCCCCCATAGGGAGAAGGTATTTTAGGTATCCCTCCTCATATGGGGAGGAATGTATCTTTTCTGCTAAACCACCATACTCTCCAGCCGTTTAATCCTTTCCTCAATGGGTGGGTGTGTGGAGAATAGTGTGAGTAAAGACCTTCCACTGAAAGGACTTACTATAAACATATGAGCGGTTGATGGATTTGCATTGTTCATCGGTCTCATCCGCACCCCTGCAGCAAGTTTTCTTAAAGCATTAGCAAGATATAAGGGATTTCCTGCTAACTTTGCTCCTTCCTCATCTGCCATATACTCCCTTCCTCTTGATATAGCCATCTGGACTATCATTGCTGCTATGGGTGCAAGTATGGCAAAGGCAAGCATAGCAACGAGCGTAAATATATTCCCTTCTCTTCTATCATCTCTTCCACCACCTAAAAAAGCAGCCCACTGTAGCATTCTTGCAAGCAGTGTAATCGCTCCTGCTATGGTTGCAGCAACTGTGGCAATGAGGATATCTCTGTTTTTTATATGTCCGAGTTCATGAGCAAGGACACCTTTAAGTTCATTTTCATTCAAAATATCCATTATCCCGCTGGTTACAGCCACCGCAGAGTGGTCAGGGTCTCTTCCTGTAGCAAAGGCATTGGGTGTTGCAGAAGGAATGATATAAATCTTTGGCATAGGTAGAGATGCCCTCTGAGTAAGTTCCCCCACTATACGATAGAGTTCCGGTGCTTCTTCCTGTTTTACCTGTTTTGCCCTGTATATAGCCAGCACAATCTTATCACTGAAAAAGTAAGAGAACCAGTTCATTGCCATCGCAAAGAGAAATGCTGTATACATCCCCCCTCTGCCAAAGAAACTTCCTATAAATACAAAAATTACCGTTAATACACCTAATAAGAAATAGGTTCTTATTCTGTTTCCCATTGGTTTTCCTCCGTTTTTATATCGCAGTTCCTTTTATTATACCCTTTTTATACAGAAAAGAAAGAACGGATTGAACAGAACCATCACAGTATTTTTGTAGTTGCATATCTGGAAAAGAGAGATTATAATAAAAGAACAAAGGTTAGGCCTGGTAGCCAAGCGGAAAGGCAGCGGTCTGCAAAACCGCTATGCGCCGGTTCAAATCCGGCCCAGGCCTCTTTATAAAAATGAAGATAAAAGAATTTATAATAGGAGAGGTAATTTTAGGCATTCCTGAGGATATAGGACCGAGAATTCTTAAAGTTGCACTTAAAGAAACACCGGATAACAATCTATTTAATATCCTTCCTTCCGCAGGAATTAAAACGCCCAATGGTTTCTGGCATATATATGGAGGACACCGACTCTGGACTTCACCTGAAGCAATGCCACGTTCTTATTCAATGGATAATAAGCCGGTGAAGATAGAAGCAGGAAAGGAATATATAAAGATTTATGGTAATACAGAAATACAGAATAATATCCAGAAAGAGATTGAGATAAGAAAAAAGGGAAAGAGGAAGCTGGCTATAATTCATAGAATTAAGAATACCGGGAGATGGAATATAAAGGTTGCATGCTGGGCGCTTTCTGTGATGAGGACAGGTGGATTTGCTATTATTCCGATAAAGGCGGGTAGAGAGGGACTCCTTCCTGACAGACGGATTTCTTTATGGCCCTATACAGACCTTTCAGATAATCGTCTCATCCTTGAAAGGGATTTTATATTTATAAAACAGGATACATCTGCAAAAGGTCCTGTAAAAATAGGAACGATGGCATATCCTTGCTGGACTGCCTACTGGGTTGATGGGTGTCTATTTGTAAAAAGATTTGAGCAAAAGGAGGCGGATTACCCTGATTTTGGATGCAGTGTTGAGGTATATACAAACCCTTCTTTCCTTGAACTTGAGACAGTAGGTCCTTTAAGTGAGGTGGAACCGGGAGAATATATAGAACACACAGAGATATGGGAAGTAATACAAGTTCCAGAACTTTCTCCCTCAAGCAGGGACATTAAAAAAAAGATAGGAGGTATGGTATAATAAAAAGTAAAAGGAGGTACTTATGGGAAAATCTATAAAAGGAACACAGACAGAGAAGAACTTATTAAAGGCATTTGCAGGAGAGTCACAGGCAAGGAACAGGTACACATACTTTGCAAGTGTAGCAAGAAAGGAAGGATATGAGCAGATAAGCGGTATCTTCCTTGAAACCGCTGACAATGAGAAGGAACATGCAAAGGTATTCTTTAAGTATCTTGAAGGAGGAGATGTTGAGATTACTGCTGAATATCCTGCTGGTATAATAGGGGACACAAGGACAAATCTTGAACAGGCAGCAGCAGGAGAAAATTTTGAATGGGATAAACTCTATCGTAATTTTGCAGAAGTAGCGGAAAAGGAAGGGTTTTCTGATATAAGCAGGTCTTTCAAGG is part of the bacterium genome and harbors:
- the htpX gene encoding zinc metalloprotease HtpX — protein: MGNRIRTYFLLGVLTVIFVFIGSFFGRGGMYTAFLFAMAMNWFSYFFSDKIVLAIYRAKQVKQEEAPELYRIVGELTQRASLPMPKIYIIPSATPNAFATGRDPDHSAVAVTSGIMDILNENELKGVLAHELGHIKNRDILIATVAATIAGAITLLARMLQWAAFLGGGRDDRREGNIFTLVAMLAFAILAPIAAMIVQMAISRGREYMADEEGAKLAGNPLYLANALRKLAAGVRMRPMNNANPSTAHMFIVSPFSGRSLLTLFSTHPPIEERIKRLESMVV
- a CDS encoding NYN domain-containing protein, coding for MEYIIDGYNLIKSSSFSRYEARGITYSIQMLINILYDYSRKHPSVSFTVVFDGNPPLPYTFLHTKGMKLLFSGDITADEVIRKKVEKIPEKNISRIVVSDDRGVKETGRLFGARVLSIAEFLGIVYPERRKQRGRIEERKKDVNELKIEKELKRHYKI
- a CDS encoding rubrerythrin family protein translates to MGKSIKGTQTEKNLLKAFAGESQARNRYTYFASVARKEGYEQISGIFLETADNEKEHAKVFFKYLEGGDVEITAEYPAGIIGDTRTNLEQAAAGENFEWDKLYRNFAEVAEKEGFSDISRSFKEIAKVEMFHESRYRKLIENIATGKVFKKDKAIKWHCRNCGYIFEGTEAPKECPACRHPQSYYELLAENY
- the ileS gene encoding isoleucine--tRNA ligase; the encoded protein is MDYSKTVYLPKTAFPMKGNLNEREPEFLRLWEERKVYKKLQEKNKGKKAYMLHDGPPYANGHIHLGTALNKILKDVVVKYHSLKGFYAPYRPGWDCHGMPIEHQVFLEIKKHKSEVNPSDFRKKTALYAKKFIEIQKEEFKRLGVLGDWDNPYLTLSPDYEATIIRAFGELALSGYIYQGYKPIYWCISCETALAEAEIEYNDKKSPAIYVKFPVLDMEKTYLLIWTTTPWTLPSNTGIAVHPELDYVIIDTEEGRYIIAEKRLEDITGKKNITFDIVKRMKGTELEGIKYSNPLVERISRVILADFVSSEEGTGCVHIAPGHGEDDYYAGLKNNLDILSPVDEKGCFTKEVTNFAGMKVFEADRHIINKLGEEKTLFYQEEITHSYPHCWRCKKPVIFKSTTQWFLKVDHNNLRDVMTEEIEKVKWVPPEGKNRISSMVKNRPDWCLSRQRLWGVPIPVFYCCGCEKAVITEETIGYVEKLVRQFGSDVWIERREEELLPAGFTCPYCGGKDFKKEKDILDVWFDSGVSHLAVLKKEEYGLPWPADLYLEGSDQHRGWFQTSLITSCGIKKRAPYRTVLTHGFVVDAEGRKMSKSLGNVITPQEIISKYGAEILRIWAIAENYQQDIRISEGIIKNIVMSYRTIRNTLRYLLGNLYDYRIEEGISETDMKEVDRWAIEKLKETVSKVNLYYETFSFNKAYEEIYHFCNVFLSSFYLDHLKDRLYTYGKQSIERKSARTALYQILTTLLIIISPVLSFTAEEAYQLLPWKREESIFLEDWQVMGAPDIKMLERWERFFEIRRQVLKKIEEKREEKLIGSGLEAKVVIKGDKDTIGFLKSFEGLSGLLIVSEVVLSEGDSLEINVEKTSFGRCERCWVHFPEIGSPEAPEICFKCQNVLKEDGIHN